Proteins from one Nitrobacteraceae bacterium AZCC 2146 genomic window:
- a CDS encoding branched-chain amino acid transport system permease protein (product_source=KO:K01998; cog=COG4177; ko=KO:K01998; pfam=PF02653; transmembrane_helix_parts=Outside_1_9,TMhelix_10_32,Inside_33_38,TMhelix_39_58,Outside_59_61,TMhelix_62_84,Inside_85_88,TMhelix_89_108,Outside_109_127,TMhelix_128_150,Inside_151_180,TMhelix_181_203,Outside_204_217,TMhelix_218_240,Inside_241_251,TMhelix_252_271,Outside_272_279) → MTAFLDNFFFSYQTLIFALGINGLLALSMYTVLAVGQLSLGQAAFMGIGAYVSALLTLHLDWPFAAVLLAAMIVPALFALLIGGPTLKLTGVYLALATIALGEIIRIFCNASYLTGGALGLSGIPNKTTFTLIFGLLALALVGFVLIARSRVGRAMEAMREDEIAAGVMGVNLPAMKLGALVVSAMLAGLAGALNAHANSFIGPNDYGFDQAVTILSFALLGGIGSPFGPVLGAVILTLLPELLTALHDFKLVVNGFIIVVAVLYMPRGLLSWRIGRVG, encoded by the coding sequence ATGACCGCCTTTCTCGACAACTTCTTCTTCTCGTACCAGACGCTGATCTTCGCGCTTGGCATCAACGGCCTGCTGGCGCTGTCGATGTACACCGTGCTCGCGGTCGGCCAGCTCTCGCTCGGCCAGGCCGCGTTCATGGGCATCGGCGCTTACGTCTCGGCGCTGCTGACGCTGCATCTCGACTGGCCGTTCGCCGCCGTGCTGCTGGCCGCCATGATCGTGCCGGCCCTGTTTGCTCTGCTGATCGGCGGTCCCACGTTGAAATTGACCGGCGTCTATCTGGCGCTGGCGACGATTGCGCTCGGCGAGATCATTCGCATCTTCTGCAACGCGTCCTATCTCACCGGTGGCGCGCTCGGTCTGTCCGGCATTCCCAACAAGACCACCTTCACGCTGATCTTCGGCCTGCTGGCGCTGGCCCTCGTCGGTTTCGTGTTGATAGCGCGGTCGCGCGTCGGTCGCGCCATGGAGGCGATGCGCGAGGATGAGATCGCGGCAGGCGTGATGGGCGTCAATCTGCCAGCGATGAAGCTCGGGGCGCTGGTGGTCTCGGCGATGCTGGCGGGACTCGCTGGCGCGCTGAACGCCCATGCCAACAGCTTCATTGGTCCGAACGACTACGGCTTCGACCAGGCGGTGACGATCCTCTCCTTCGCGCTGCTCGGCGGCATCGGCTCGCCGTTCGGCCCGGTGCTGGGCGCGGTCATCCTGACCTTGCTGCCGGAATTGCTGACCGCGCTGCATGACTTCAAGCTGGTGGTGAACGGCTTCATCATCGTCGTCGCCGTGCTGTACATGCCGCGCGGGCTGCTGTCGTGGCGGATCGGACGGGTCGGATGA
- a CDS encoding branched-chain amino acid transport system ATP-binding protein (product_source=KO:K01995; cath_funfam=3.40.50.300; cog=COG0411; ko=KO:K01995; pfam=PF00005,PF12399; smart=SM00382; superfamily=52540) — MTLMTNHLLEIEDLTVRFHGLVAVDHVSFQVESGTVHGLIGPNGAGKTTCFNLISGLIPPTSGRATLAGAPLMGSSWKRTRAGLSRTFQNIRMFQEMTVCENVMTGMQARLHASVPEILSRLGRFRKEETAAKARADELLAFVGLAASADRRAGDLSYGDQRRLEIARAVASDPKLLMLDEPAAGMNPTETRELVELLLRLKQNGLTLLLVEHDMHFVMSLCDRITVLNFGRKIAEGTPREVRENPDVIEAYLGAKVAERLKGGTA; from the coding sequence ATGACGCTCATGACAAATCATCTGCTCGAGATCGAAGACCTCACCGTCCGCTTCCATGGGCTGGTGGCGGTCGATCATGTCAGCTTCCAGGTCGAATCCGGAACGGTGCATGGCCTGATCGGCCCGAACGGCGCCGGCAAGACCACCTGCTTCAATCTGATCTCCGGCCTGATCCCGCCGACCTCCGGCCGTGCCACGCTGGCCGGCGCGCCGCTCATGGGTTCGAGCTGGAAGCGCACCCGCGCCGGCCTGTCGCGCACCTTCCAGAACATCCGCATGTTCCAGGAGATGACGGTGTGCGAAAATGTCATGACCGGGATGCAGGCGCGGTTGCACGCCTCGGTGCCGGAAATCCTGTCGCGCCTCGGTCGTTTCCGCAAAGAGGAAACCGCCGCCAAGGCGCGGGCCGACGAGCTGCTGGCCTTCGTCGGCCTCGCCGCGTCGGCTGACCGCCGCGCCGGTGATCTGTCTTATGGCGATCAGCGCCGGCTCGAAATCGCCCGCGCCGTGGCCTCCGACCCGAAGCTGTTGATGCTCGACGAGCCTGCTGCCGGCATGAACCCGACCGAGACGCGCGAACTCGTCGAACTGCTGCTGCGCCTCAAGCAAAACGGACTGACCTTGTTGCTGGTCGAGCATGACATGCATTTCGTCATGAGCCTGTGCGACCGCATCACCGTGCTGAATTTCGGACGCAAGATCGCCGAAGGCACGCCGCGCGAGGTACGCGAGAATCCTGATGTGATCGAGGCCTATCTGGGAGCCAAGGTCGCCGAGCGCCTGAAGGGAGGCACGGCATGA
- a CDS encoding branched-chain amino acid transport system ATP-binding protein (product_source=KO:K01996; cath_funfam=3.40.50.300; cog=COG0410; ko=KO:K01996; pfam=PF00005,PF12399; smart=SM00382; superfamily=52540) → MSVLKVRGLTLGYNRTDAVKGIDLDVAEGAVVSLIGANGAGKTTTLRGLSGLLKARAGSVLFQGAEMAGQPAYKITRAGIVQVPEGRQVFANMTIEENLRMGAYLVQDKAEIARRRVGVLDRFPRLGERLQQLAGLLSGGEQQMLAIGRALMADPKLLLLDEPSMGLAPLFIEEIFAIIRALKVEGRTILLVEQNAQAALEVSDHAYVLESGRIKLQGPATEIATNPEVIAAYLGAA, encoded by the coding sequence ATGAGCGTGCTGAAGGTTCGCGGGCTGACGCTGGGCTATAACCGCACTGATGCGGTGAAGGGCATCGATCTCGATGTCGCCGAAGGCGCGGTGGTGTCGCTGATCGGCGCCAATGGTGCCGGCAAGACCACGACGTTGCGCGGCCTCAGCGGGTTGTTGAAGGCGCGCGCCGGCTCGGTGCTGTTCCAGGGCGCCGAGATGGCCGGGCAGCCGGCCTACAAGATCACCCGCGCCGGCATCGTCCAGGTGCCGGAGGGCCGTCAGGTATTCGCCAACATGACCATCGAGGAAAACCTGCGGATGGGCGCCTATCTGGTCCAGGACAAGGCCGAGATCGCGCGCCGCCGCGTGGGCGTCCTCGATCGTTTTCCGCGCCTCGGCGAGCGGCTGCAGCAACTGGCCGGCCTGTTGTCCGGCGGCGAGCAGCAGATGCTGGCGATCGGCCGCGCGCTGATGGCCGATCCCAAACTCCTGCTGCTCGACGAGCCGTCCATGGGGTTGGCGCCGCTGTTCATCGAGGAGATCTTCGCGATCATCCGCGCACTGAAAGTCGAAGGTCGCACCATCCTGCTGGTCGAACAGAACGCGCAGGCGGCGCTCGAAGTGTCCGACCATGCCTATGTGCTGGAAAGCGGCCGCATCAAGCTGCAGGGCCCCGCCACCGAGATCGCCACCAATCCCGAAGTGATCGCGGCCTATCTCGGCGCGGCGTAG
- a CDS encoding DNA-binding MarR family transcriptional regulator (product_source=COG1846; cath_funfam=1.10.10.10; cog=COG1846; ko=KO:K23775; pfam=PF01047; smart=SM00347; superfamily=46785) yields the protein MNPSDPADPTNPRLADFLCFAIYSANLAYGRAYKPILEELGLTYTQYITIVALWEEDNQTVSGLGEKLFLESNTLTPILKKLEGMGYLRRERDAADERKVFVSLTDAGRRLREKSLGMNLVEASGLNTEDFAKMQKAVVTLRGNLIKAAQGKR from the coding sequence ATGAATCCTTCAGACCCGGCCGACCCAACGAATCCCAGACTCGCTGACTTCCTGTGCTTTGCGATCTATTCGGCCAATCTCGCCTACGGCAGGGCCTACAAGCCGATCCTCGAGGAACTCGGTCTCACCTACACGCAATACATCACGATCGTAGCGCTGTGGGAGGAAGACAACCAGACGGTCAGCGGCCTCGGCGAGAAGCTGTTTCTCGAATCCAACACGCTCACCCCTATCCTGAAGAAGCTTGAGGGGATGGGTTATCTCCGCAGGGAACGCGATGCCGCGGATGAACGCAAAGTCTTCGTCAGCCTGACGGATGCCGGCCGCCGCTTGCGGGAAAAAAGCCTGGGCATGAACCTCGTGGAAGCTTCCGGCCTGAACACCGAGGACTTTGCGAAAATGCAGAAGGCCGTCGTCACGCTTCGCGGCAACCTCATCAAGGCTGCGCAGGGCAAGCGGTAG
- a CDS encoding hypothetical protein (product_source=Hypo-rule applied; cleavage_site_network=SignalP-TM; transmembrane_helix_parts=Inside_1_4,TMhelix_5_24,Outside_25_31): MKQAFIALMAATAMLASSTAMALTAREVLGS, encoded by the coding sequence ATGAAACAGGCGTTTATTGCCTTGATGGCCGCGACCGCGATGCTGGCCTCGTCAACGGCCATGGCCCTGACCGCCAGAGAAGTGCTCGGGTCGTAG
- a CDS encoding pimeloyl-ACP methyl ester carboxylesterase (product_source=COG0596; cath_funfam=3.40.50.1820; cleavage_site_network=SignalP-noTM; cog=COG0596; pfam=PF00561; superfamily=53474) yields the protein MSEDINHHRRRFFGTAAASIAAAQLVLSGSADAQVPAGVPTIKPGTNTSFGPLKQIDAGVLNVGYAEAGPADGPVVILLHGWPYDIHSFVDVAPLLAAKGYRVIVPYLRGYGSTRFLSSETVRTGQPSAVAVDMIALMDALKIEKAILAGFDWGARTANIMAALWPERCKAMVSVSGYLISSPEAGKMPLPPKAELQWWYQFYFATERGRAGYEANRHDFNRLIWQIASPKWDFDDATFDRSAASFDNPDHVGIVIHNYRWRLGLAEGAPKYDDLDKRLAAGPVIPVPTITLESDANGAPHPDPSSYAKKFSGKYAHRTITGGIGHNLPQEAPQAFAQAVIDVAGY from the coding sequence ATGTCCGAAGATATCAACCATCATCGCCGCCGCTTTTTCGGCACTGCAGCTGCCAGCATTGCTGCCGCGCAGTTAGTCCTCAGCGGGTCTGCGGATGCACAAGTCCCGGCCGGTGTGCCGACGATCAAGCCGGGCACGAACACGTCGTTCGGTCCACTGAAGCAGATCGATGCCGGCGTCCTCAATGTCGGCTACGCAGAAGCCGGCCCCGCCGACGGTCCCGTGGTCATCCTTCTGCACGGCTGGCCCTACGACATTCACAGCTTTGTCGATGTCGCGCCCCTGTTGGCGGCGAAGGGTTACCGCGTGATCGTGCCGTATCTGCGCGGCTATGGCTCGACGCGCTTTCTTTCCAGTGAAACGGTTCGGACTGGCCAGCCGTCGGCGGTCGCTGTCGACATGATCGCCTTGATGGATGCGCTGAAGATCGAGAAGGCGATCCTCGCCGGGTTTGACTGGGGCGCGCGGACCGCCAACATCATGGCGGCGCTCTGGCCGGAACGCTGCAAGGCCATGGTCTCCGTCAGTGGCTATCTGATCAGCAGCCCTGAAGCCGGCAAGATGCCGTTGCCGCCAAAGGCTGAGCTGCAATGGTGGTACCAGTTTTATTTTGCCACGGAACGCGGCCGGGCCGGCTACGAGGCAAACCGGCACGATTTCAACAGACTGATCTGGCAGATCGCTTCGCCGAAGTGGGACTTCGATGATGCCACGTTCGATCGCTCTGCGGCGTCGTTCGACAATCCGGATCATGTCGGCATCGTGATCCATAACTACCGCTGGCGGCTCGGCCTGGCGGAAGGCGCGCCGAAATATGACGATCTGGACAAGCGGCTTGCCGCAGGCCCTGTGATCCCCGTGCCCACCATTACCCTGGAAAGCGATGCCAACGGCGCGCCACACCCGGACCCCAGCTCCTACGCCAAGAAATTCTCGGGCAAATATGCGCACCGGACCATCACGGGCGGCATCGGCCACAACCTGCCGCAGGAAGCCCCGCAGGCCTTTGCCCAGGCCGTCATCGATGTCGCCGGTTATTGA
- a CDS encoding osmotically inducible protein OsmC (product_source=KO:K04063; cath_funfam=3.30.300.20; cog=COG1764; ko=KO:K04063; pfam=PF02566; superfamily=82784; tigrfam=TIGR03561), translating to MTQLEKVLYTARTHTTGGRDGASRSSDGRLDIKLSSPGSADAGTNPEQLFAAGWSACFEGALGLAARKRKIALPAELFIDAEVDLGTTDGAYFLQARLNVGLPGVERDVAQALVDEAHQTCPYSKLTRGNINVTINLV from the coding sequence ATGACCCAACTCGAAAAAGTGCTCTACACAGCCAGGACCCACACCACCGGTGGCCGCGACGGTGCGTCCCGCAGCTCGGACGGCCGCCTCGACATCAAGCTTTCGTCCCCTGGTTCTGCGGATGCCGGCACCAATCCGGAGCAACTGTTCGCCGCTGGCTGGTCGGCCTGTTTTGAAGGCGCGTTGGGGCTTGCAGCTCGCAAAAGGAAGATCGCGCTTCCGGCTGAGCTGTTCATCGATGCCGAAGTGGACCTCGGCACAACCGACGGCGCTTACTTCCTCCAGGCTCGCCTCAACGTCGGCCTGCCGGGCGTCGAGCGCGACGTCGCCCAGGCCCTGGTGGATGAAGCGCACCAGACCTGCCCGTATTCCAAACTCACGCGCGGCAATATCAACGTGACGATCAACCTGGTCTGA
- a CDS encoding cytochrome c biogenesis protein CcdA/thiol-disulfide isomerase/thioredoxin (product_source=COG0785/COG0526; cath_funfam=3.40.30.10; cog=COG0526,COG0785; pfam=PF00578,PF02683,PF17991; superfamily=161033,52833; transmembrane_helix_parts=Outside_1_19,TMhelix_20_42,Inside_43_54,TMhelix_55_77,Outside_78_86,TMhelix_87_109,Inside_110_145,TMhelix_146_168,Outside_169_182,TMhelix_183_205,Inside_206_217,TMhelix_218_237,Outside_238_601) — protein MVIGQAVPTPPYQAVQPMTLYILAYAAGLLTIASPCIFPILPFVLTRADQPFRRGGLPLLLGLALAFAAVASLASVAGGWAVDVNRHGRIAALAVMTLFGLAMLFPALAARMMAPVVSIGSRLSDWAGHRVNASDATRNATAIPSILLGVATGLLWAPCAGPVLGLILTGAALRGPSIETSLLLLTYGLGATTSLAAGLLFGGRLLAVVKQSVRWSDGFRHVLGAAVVAGAATIWLGADTGLLTRLSSAGTNVLEQGLIVALRQAPVSATAQAAAHAAPAFALPAPLSSLFDKRQWLNAQPRPEDLSGKVVLVNFWTYSCINCLRTLPHIRSWAEKYRDRGLVVIGVHTPEFAFEKNVANVRTASVSLGVGYPVVIDNDFAIWRAFDNQAWPAIYFIGADGRVRHHTLGEGGYEQSEKLIQQLLSEAGGAPVVKDITGIRAEGAQAAADERNLGSAETYIGYRQASNFASPGGIREDVPSLYGAGPALSLNTWSLAGNWTVGGEFATLNKAPGGISYRFHARDLHLVLGPAIQGQPVRFRVKIDGQPPGADHGFDVDAEGLGSVRENRLYQLVRQAGPVMERTFEIEFLDAGVQAYAFTFG, from the coding sequence GTGGTGATCGGGCAGGCCGTCCCGACGCCCCCTTATCAAGCGGTGCAACCGATGACGCTCTATATCCTCGCTTATGCGGCAGGCCTGCTCACGATCGCATCGCCTTGCATCTTTCCGATCCTGCCGTTTGTCCTGACACGCGCAGACCAGCCTTTCAGGCGAGGCGGTCTGCCGTTGCTTCTCGGGCTCGCTCTCGCCTTTGCGGCGGTGGCGAGTCTCGCATCGGTCGCCGGCGGGTGGGCGGTGGACGTCAATCGCCATGGCCGGATCGCCGCCCTTGCCGTGATGACGCTGTTCGGACTGGCGATGCTGTTTCCTGCCTTGGCGGCGCGCATGATGGCGCCGGTCGTGTCGATCGGGTCCCGCCTGTCGGACTGGGCCGGGCATCGCGTGAACGCCAGCGACGCGACAAGGAACGCGACGGCCATCCCGTCGATACTGCTTGGCGTCGCGACAGGATTGCTCTGGGCGCCTTGCGCCGGCCCGGTGCTGGGATTGATCCTGACTGGCGCGGCGCTGCGCGGTCCCAGCATTGAAACGTCGCTTCTGCTCCTGACCTATGGATTGGGAGCGACAACGTCGCTTGCCGCAGGCTTGCTGTTCGGCGGGCGTCTTCTTGCGGTCGTCAAGCAGTCGGTGCGATGGAGCGATGGCTTTCGCCACGTCCTCGGTGCGGCCGTCGTGGCGGGCGCTGCGACCATCTGGCTTGGAGCCGATACCGGCCTTCTCACCCGCCTGTCGTCAGCCGGCACCAACGTTCTCGAACAAGGTCTCATCGTCGCCTTGCGCCAAGCGCCCGTATCCGCGACGGCGCAAGCGGCCGCGCACGCCGCTCCAGCCTTTGCGCTACCAGCTCCGCTGAGTTCGCTGTTCGATAAGCGGCAGTGGTTGAACGCGCAGCCTCGCCCCGAAGATCTGAGCGGCAAGGTCGTTCTGGTAAATTTCTGGACCTATTCCTGCATCAACTGCCTGAGGACGCTTCCACACATCCGTTCCTGGGCAGAGAAATACAGGGATCGCGGCCTCGTCGTCATCGGCGTCCACACACCGGAGTTCGCCTTCGAGAAGAACGTCGCCAATGTGCGCACAGCGTCGGTCTCGCTCGGCGTCGGCTATCCCGTCGTGATCGACAATGACTTCGCCATCTGGCGGGCGTTCGACAATCAGGCATGGCCGGCGATCTATTTCATCGGTGCCGATGGTCGTGTCCGTCATCATACGCTCGGTGAGGGTGGCTACGAACAATCTGAAAAATTGATCCAGCAACTGCTGTCCGAAGCAGGTGGCGCGCCGGTCGTCAAAGATATCACCGGCATCCGCGCGGAAGGTGCGCAGGCCGCGGCGGATGAACGCAATCTTGGTTCAGCGGAAACCTATATCGGTTACCGGCAAGCCAGCAATTTCGCATCTCCCGGTGGCATCAGGGAAGATGTCCCCAGTCTCTATGGCGCAGGACCGGCACTGTCGCTCAACACATGGAGCCTGGCAGGCAATTGGACCGTTGGAGGAGAGTTCGCGACGCTGAACAAGGCGCCCGGTGGGATCAGCTACCGGTTTCACGCCCGCGATCTTCACCTCGTCCTGGGCCCTGCCATTCAAGGCCAGCCCGTTCGCTTCCGGGTCAAGATCGATGGCCAGCCGCCAGGCGCCGACCACGGTTTCGACGTCGATGCGGAAGGATTGGGAAGTGTGCGGGAGAACCGACTCTATCAACTCGTCCGGCAAGCGGGACCGGTGATGGAGCGCACATTCGAAATCGAATTCCTCGATGCGGGCGTCCAGGCTTACGCCTTCACGTTTGGATAG
- a CDS encoding drug/metabolite transporter (DMT)-like permease (product_source=COG0697; cog=COG0697; pfam=PF00892; superfamily=103481; transmembrane_helix_parts=Outside_1_33,TMhelix_34_56,Inside_57_76,TMhelix_77_99,Outside_100_103,TMhelix_104_126,Inside_127_132,TMhelix_133_155,Outside_156_164,TMhelix_165_184,Inside_185_192,TMhelix_193_215,Outside_216_224,TMhelix_225_247,Inside_248_251,TMhelix_252_274,Outside_275_277,TMhelix_278_300,Inside_301_312,TMhelix_313_332,Outside_333_333) — protein MLACDVPVDRVGYRRHGAARSPPAIPFLTRIPHLMFSIAALWIPFTIVAAMGQVARNAMQRSLTGPLGTWGATNIRFLFGFPFSLVFFAIVIAATGDAIPWPTVAFWPWLLLGALSQILATGLMLAAMNDRSFVVTTAYLKTEAIQTAIFGFAFLGDHLTMLKVMAILIATVGVVVTALRPGAVRDIASVRPTVLGLVAAAAFAFSAVGFRGAIIVVPNVSFVTAASYTLVWGLFVQTLVLTIYLLARAPKVLSNILGLWKPSMLAGFMGAAASQFWFLAFALTAAANVRTLALVEVLFAQAVAYYSFKQPVSARELSGIVLIVIGVALLVAV, from the coding sequence ATGCTGGCATGTGACGTCCCGGTTGACCGCGTCGGCTATCGCCGTCACGGTGCCGCGCGTTCGCCGCCAGCCATTCCGTTCCTCACGCGAATCCCCCACCTCATGTTCAGCATTGCCGCGCTCTGGATTCCCTTCACCATCGTTGCCGCCATGGGGCAGGTGGCGCGCAACGCGATGCAGCGGTCGCTGACCGGGCCGCTCGGCACCTGGGGCGCCACCAATATCCGCTTCCTGTTCGGCTTCCCGTTCTCGCTCGTGTTCTTCGCCATTGTCATCGCCGCGACCGGCGATGCGATCCCGTGGCCGACGGTGGCGTTCTGGCCATGGCTGCTGCTCGGCGCGCTCAGCCAGATCCTCGCCACCGGGCTGATGCTGGCAGCGATGAACGACCGCTCCTTCGTGGTCACCACGGCGTATCTGAAGACCGAGGCGATCCAGACCGCGATCTTCGGCTTCGCGTTTCTGGGCGATCATCTGACGATGTTGAAGGTGATGGCGATCCTGATCGCCACCGTCGGCGTCGTGGTCACCGCGCTGCGCCCCGGCGCGGTGCGCGACATCGCCAGCGTCCGGCCGACCGTGCTGGGCCTCGTGGCCGCCGCGGCCTTCGCCTTTTCGGCGGTCGGCTTTCGCGGCGCCATCATCGTGGTGCCCAACGTCTCGTTCGTCACCGCGGCGTCCTACACGTTGGTGTGGGGCCTGTTCGTGCAGACGCTGGTGCTGACCATTTATCTGCTGGCGCGGGCGCCAAAGGTGCTGAGCAACATCCTCGGCCTGTGGAAGCCCTCAATGCTCGCCGGCTTCATGGGGGCGGCAGCGTCGCAGTTCTGGTTTCTCGCCTTCGCACTCACCGCCGCTGCCAATGTCCGCACCCTGGCGCTGGTCGAGGTGCTGTTCGCGCAGGCGGTGGCGTATTATTCGTTCAAGCAGCCGGTGTCGGCGCGCGAACTGTCAGGCATTGTGCTGATCGTAATTGGCGTGGCGCTGCTGGTAGCGGTTTAG
- a CDS encoding hypothetical protein (product_source=COG5319; cog=COG5319; pfam=PF06676), with amino-acid sequence MIRYNLRCDRGHAFESWFQSSGAYDSQVKRKLVNCPSCGSTKVEKAIMAPQIGRKKKDRAAAPEPSTSTEVSTGNSTPLMMAQEAELRAKIKELRDHVTRNADNVGEKFPDEARKMHYGDIEHRPIYGEASPDEARSLIDEGIEVTPLPVLPGDRN; translated from the coding sequence ATGATCCGCTACAACCTGCGCTGCGACCGCGGCCATGCTTTCGAGAGCTGGTTTCAGAGTTCGGGCGCCTATGACTCGCAGGTGAAGCGCAAGCTGGTGAACTGCCCCTCTTGCGGTTCGACCAAGGTCGAGAAGGCCATCATGGCCCCGCAGATCGGCCGCAAGAAGAAGGACCGCGCCGCCGCGCCGGAGCCTTCGACCTCGACCGAGGTCAGCACCGGCAACTCGACGCCGCTGATGATGGCGCAGGAAGCCGAGTTGCGCGCCAAGATCAAGGAACTGCGCGACCACGTCACCAGGAATGCCGACAATGTCGGCGAGAAGTTTCCCGACGAAGCGCGGAAAATGCATTACGGCGATATCGAGCACCGCCCGATCTACGGCGAAGCCTCGCCCGACGAAGCCCGCTCGCTGATCGACGAAGGCATCGAAGTGACGCCGCTGCCGGTGCTGCCGGGGGACAGGAACTAA
- a CDS encoding putative amidohydrolase (product_source=COG0388; cath_funfam=3.60.110.10; cog=COG0388; ko=KO:K11206; pfam=PF00795; superfamily=56317) codes for MSDDLTFTAAMVQMRTGLLPEPSLEQGSHLIREAALAGADYVLTPEVSNMMQLNRTALFEHLRPEEDDLSLKAYRALAAELNIHLHIGSLAVLATPERAANRSFLIGPDGQVLASYDKIHMFDIDLPNGETYRESANYQPGETAVISDLPWGRVGLTICYDVRFPALYRALAESGASFLTIPSAFTQKTGEAHWHTLLRARAIENGCFVFAAAQGGVHENKRSTYGHSLIIDPWGVVLAEATGIEPGFIMAKIDPAKVTEARRTVPSLQHGRRFSVADPKAGPEYLHLVREAT; via the coding sequence ATGAGCGATGACCTCACCTTCACCGCCGCGATGGTGCAGATGCGCACCGGCCTGTTGCCGGAGCCGAGCCTGGAGCAGGGCAGCCATCTGATCCGCGAGGCGGCGCTGGCCGGCGCCGATTACGTGCTCACCCCCGAGGTGAGCAACATGATGCAGCTGAACCGCACGGCACTGTTCGAGCATCTGCGCCCCGAGGAAGACGACCTTTCGCTGAAGGCCTATCGCGCGCTCGCCGCCGAGCTGAATATCCATCTGCACATCGGATCATTGGCGGTGCTGGCGACGCCGGAGCGCGCCGCCAACCGCTCGTTCCTGATCGGGCCGGACGGCCAGGTGCTGGCAAGCTACGACAAGATCCACATGTTCGACATCGACCTGCCGAACGGCGAGACCTATCGCGAATCCGCCAACTACCAGCCCGGCGAGACCGCGGTCATCTCCGACCTGCCATGGGGCCGCGTCGGGCTCACCATCTGCTACGACGTTCGCTTCCCCGCGCTGTACCGCGCGCTGGCCGAGAGCGGCGCGTCATTCCTCACCATTCCCTCGGCCTTCACCCAGAAGACCGGCGAGGCGCACTGGCACACGCTGCTGCGCGCCCGCGCCATCGAGAACGGCTGCTTCGTGTTCGCCGCGGCGCAAGGCGGCGTGCACGAGAACAAGCGCTCGACGTATGGCCATTCGCTGATCATCGACCCCTGGGGCGTGGTGCTGGCCGAAGCCACCGGCATCGAGCCCGGCTTCATCATGGCGAAGATCGATCCCGCCAAGGTGACCGAGGCGCGCCGGACCGTTCCGTCGCTGCAGCACGGCCGCCGCTTCAGCGTCGCCGACCCCAAGGCTGGCCCGGAATATCTGCATCTGGTCCGAGAAGCGACATGA
- a CDS encoding glutaredoxin 3 (product_source=KO:K03676; cath_funfam=3.40.30.10; cog=COG0695; ko=KO:K03676; pfam=PF00462; superfamily=52833; tigrfam=TIGR02181), protein MAAAIEIYTRPGCGYCSAAISLLQRKKAAFTHFDVAADPTYRQQMFERAGAGSTFPQIFIDGSHVGGCDDLYALDREGRLDGMLAGEKAPS, encoded by the coding sequence ATGGCCGCCGCGATCGAAATCTATACCCGTCCCGGCTGCGGCTATTGCAGCGCCGCCATCTCGCTGCTTCAGCGCAAGAAGGCGGCCTTCACCCATTTCGACGTCGCCGCCGACCCGACCTACCGCCAGCAGATGTTCGAACGCGCCGGCGCCGGCTCGACCTTCCCGCAGATATTCATCGACGGTAGCCATGTCGGCGGCTGCGACGACCTCTATGCGCTGGACCGCGAAGGCAGACTGGACGGCATGCTCGCCGGTGAAAAGGCCCCTTCATGA